In a genomic window of Brettanomyces nanus chromosome 1, complete sequence:
- a CDS encoding uncharacterized protein (EggNog:ENOG41), which produces MYFHLVALAFIFASLAAADVTISAPASSETVTASSGDVKVKIEWADDDSSPELTDATAYTFKLCTGSNTDIEGVDEIDTISASAISGYSYTASFDASDYASGLYYVQIYTTFKSGAYSIHYSSRFSVKGLTGSTKASGSGDPPTAETSSPDAAVNSKSFSITYTLQTGKTRYAPMQMQPGSTVTVSSWSRRFPTSAVTYYSTYRKSLDCLSTITPGWSYTMDSFTNMATPAPFPSEVGWYPASQKLESASLDGSLRRIKKRRWDD; this is translated from the coding sequence ATGTACTTTCATCTGGTTGCTCTTGCGTTTATATTTGCCTCCCTAGCTGCTGCGGATGTGACCATCAGTGCACCAGCTAGCAGTGAGACCGTTACGGCAAGTAGTGGAGATGTCAAGGTTAAGATCGAGTGGGCCGACGATGATTCCAGTCCTGAGTTAACAGATGCAACTGCCTACACGTTCAAGCTTTGTACAGGCTCAAACACCGATATTGAAGGTGTGGACGAAATCGATACTATCTCTGCATCTGCTATCAGCGGCTACTCATACACTGCCTCGTTCGATGCTTCTGATTACGCCAGTGGTCTTTACTATGTTCAAATATACACGACATTCAAATCGGGAGCTTACAGCATTCATTATTCTTCTCGTTTTTCTGTTAAGGGATTGACGGGATCCACCAAGGCCTCTGGTTCTGGTGACCCTCCTACTGCTGAAACATCTTCTCCAGACGCTGCCGTTAATAGCAAATCATTCTCCATAACTTACACTTTACAGACAGGTAAGACTCGGTATGCCCCTATGCAGATGCAGCCTGGCTCTACTGTCACTGTCTCTTCGTGGTCGAGAAGGTTCCCTACCTCCGCGGTCACCTACTACAGTACCTACCGAAAATCTCTTGACTGCCTTTCGACTATCACTCCTGGTTGGTCATACACTATGGATTCTTTTACTAATATGGCCACTCCGGCACCATTTCCTAGTGAGGTGGGTTGGTATCCTGCTAGTCAAAAGTTGGAAAGTGCTTCATTGGATGGCTCTCTAAGAAGAattaagaagagaagatgggATGATTGA
- a CDS encoding uncharacterized protein (EggNog:ENOG41): MTADNASQIDQNTIRLVLLPKYNSSISSYTTISLKDPTNDGESRQFLVSQPENKLYSLNKTDFKDQYKEKQKVTKNGQPIKSLMLTTTTKSNCLIIGKTPEIYVGTIFNQIYFLLSFFVQFLRQDHLRLLSYDDLCEMFEDSESLGSLIKMKISFKESLETICETVRENGETFYKVSEARILDYINQRVDRIFEHFPCSLKSQLLRKLQRVNNLVPSTEVIKLSHINASIDLLSSFVDKYYLNKVRARYDFGPLIEYHEKLAQMEEMNKVAEDNLERLNEKLQNNGSSKRKRKQIGTKKVVKRIAVGKGALDMFFGKNK, translated from the coding sequence ATGACTGCCGATAACGCTAGCCAGATTGACCAGAATACAATTAGGCTTGTTTTGCTTCCAAAATATAATTCTTCCATATCCTCTTATACTACTATTAGCTTGAAGGATCCTACAAATGATGGAGAATCTAGACAGTTTCTGGTCTCCCAACCGGAGAATAAGCTATATTCCTTGAACAAAACGGACTTCAAAGATCAatacaaagaaaaacaaaaggTCACGAAAAATGGCCAGCCCATCAAATCACTAATGCTTACAACCACTACCAAATCTAATTGCCTAATCATTGGTAAGACCCCGGAGATCTATGTGGGCACCATCTTCAACCAGATCTATTTTCTactttcattttttgttCAGTTTCTTCGACAGGATCATCTTCGATTACTATCTTACGATGATCTTTGCGAAATGTTCGAGGATTCGGAATCTCTCGGTTCTCTAATCAAAATGAAGATTTCTTTCAAGGAGTCCTTAGAGACGATTTGTGAAACAGTCAGAGAAAACGGTGAGACTTTCTACAAAGTATCCGAAGCTAGAATTCTTGACTACATCAATCAGCGAGTGGACAGGATTTTCGAGCACTTTCCCTGTTCGTTAAAATCGCAGCTTCTGCGAAAACTACAGAGGGTGAACAACTTGGTGCCATCTACCGAAGTGATCAAACTCAGTCACATAAATGCATCCATAGATCTGCTGTCGTCATTCGTTGATAAGTACTACCTTAATAAGGTCAGGGCACGGTATGATTTTGGGCCTTTGATCGAATACCACGAGAAGCTGGCACAAATGGAGGAGATGAATAAAGTTGCAGAAGATAATTTAGAGAGGCTTAATGAAAAGTTACAAAACAACGGATCCagtaaaagaaagagaaaacaaATTGGTACCAAGAAAGTGGTCAAAAGAATAGCTGTTGGTAAAGGAGCTCTCGATATGTTTTTTGGCAAGAACAAATAG
- a CDS encoding uncharacterized protein (MEROPS:MER0192051~EggNog:ENOG41) has product MLKSLAVKPSVCSALVRYSLRPCIVAAHSSARLYSSNSQNGGLNFFNRSNLPANTIIKFVPQQEAWIVERMGKFRKVLQPGLSILMPFLDKIQYVQSLKEVALEVPSQSTITSDNVTLDMDGVLYYRVVDPYKASYGVEDAQYAIVQLAQTTMRSEIGQMSLDLCLRERTTLNSHITVAINEAAQDWGIRVLRYEIRDIRPPVNVVSSMNQVVEKDRQKRAVILESEGRSQSEINISQAHKTTEVLKSEGEMRKRINWAKGASEAVNLQAVADAQAITTIAKAISDTPGGKDAVSLHIAEKYIESFGNLAKETNTLILPANLDNFSQFIAAGMGIYQNLDNKQLAKTVLSSGKKPIITATATRHISK; this is encoded by the coding sequence ATGTTGAAATCTTTAGCTGTGAAACCTTCTGTTTGCTCTGCATTGGTTCGTTACTCGCTACGTCCATGTATAGTTGCAGCACATTCTTCGGCAAGACTCTACTCGTCCAACAGTCAAAATGGTGgcttgaacttcttcaacagatcTAACTTGCCCGCCAATACGATTATCAAGTTTGTGCCTCAACAAGAAGCTTGGATTGTTGAAAGAATGGGAAAGTTCCGTAAGGTTCTTCAGCCAGGTTTATCAATTTTGATGCCGTTCTTGGATAAGATTCAGTATGTGCagtctttgaaagaggtgGCTCTTGAAGTTCCTTCTCAGAGTACCATTACTTCTGACAATGTCACTCTAGATATGGATGGTGTCTTGTATTACAGAGTGGTTGATCCTTATAAGGCTTCTTACGGTGTCGAGGATGCACAGTATGCCATAGTTCAGCTGGCTCAGACTACGATGCGTTCTGAAATTGGTCAGATGTCCTTGGATCTATGTCTTCGTGAGAGAACAACTTTAAACTCTCATATCACCGTGGCCATCAATGAGGCTGCTCAAGACTGGGGTATTCGGGTATTGAGATATGAGATCAGAGATATTAGACCTCCTGTCAATGTGGTAAGTTCAATGAATCAGGTCGTCGAGAAGGACAGACAGAAACGTGCTGTTATCTTGGAATCCGAGGGTAGGAGTCAGAGTGAGATCAATATCTCTCAAGCCCACAAGACCACTGAAGTTTTAAAGTCCGAGGGTgagatgaggaagagaatTAACTGGGCCAAAGGTGCTTCAGAAGCAGTCAATTTGCAAGCTGTTGCAGATGCGCAGGCTATCACAACGATAGCTAAGGCCATATCCGATACTCCCGGTGGAAAAGATGCTGTTTCTTTGCATATTGCCGAGAAATATATTGAGTCGTTTGGCAATTTGGCAAAGGAGACTAACACTCTTATTCTTCCTGCCAACTTGGACAACTTCTCCCAGTTTATCGCTGCTGGAATGGGTATTTACCAGAATTTGGATAACAAGCAGTTGGCCAAGACCGTTCTTAGCTCGGGTAAAAAACCTATTATCACTGCTACGGCTACCAGACACATAAGTAAATAA
- a CDS encoding uncharacterized protein (BUSCO:EOG09342UQS) translates to MGLDYDISTNEQNFVLEALKQDVRLDGRKLNEMREVNIKILPSEYGHVEVSLGRTRVGCKVSSEIVKPYEDRPFEGIFMINSEISPMCSPFFEVGAGGSGYGVGSNSSQANEEVLISRMIEKAVRRSNALDVESLCIVAGKKCWAIRADLQFLNYDGNFVDASCIAVMSALLHFRKPDIEVAGEDVVVYDTNQREPVPLSILHIPISITFNYFNPNGSEENIKGDLNNELILVDADLLEERLSLGSMTITLNKNQEICQMMKSGGLNIDASLIMNCCSYASKLVDELTEKIHNVLKQDAAVRTNKTEEKELRVFNER, encoded by the coding sequence ATGGGTCTCGATTACGATATATCAACGAACGAACAGAACTTCGTTCTTGAAGCGCTTAAGCAAGATGTTCGATTGGATGGTCGTAAACTAAACGAAATGAGAGAGGTGAATATTAAAATACTGCCTTCAGAGTATGGCCATGTGGAAGTGAGCCTCGGTAGAACGAGGGTAGGATGCAAAGTGAGTTCGGAGATAGTTAAGCCATACGAAGATCGTCCTTTTGAAGGTATCTTTATGATAAATAGTGAGATATCTCCAATGTGTTCTCCGTTTTTCGAGGTTGGGGCCGGTGGTTCTGGATATGGCGTCGGCTCTAACTCCAGTCAGGccaatgaagaagtcttGATATCTCGTATGATCGAGAAAGCCGTTAGAAGATCCAATGCGTTGGATGTTGAGAGTTTATGCATTGTTGCTGGAAAGAAGTGCTGGGCAATAAGAGCCGATCTTCAATTCTTAAATTATGATGGTAACTTTGTCGATGCTTCATGTATTGCCGTGATGTcagctcttcttcatttccGAAAACCGGATATAGAAGTGGCAGGAGAGGATGTTGTCGTATATGATACAAACCAACGGGAACCGGTGCCGCTATCCATTCTACATATTCCTATTTCAATTACCTTCAATTACTTCAATCCAAACGGTAGTGAGGAGAACATTAAGGGTGATTTGAACAATGAACTTATATTGGTTGATGCGGACTTGCTTGAGGAAAGATTGAGTCTTGGTAGCATGACAATCACTTTGAATAAGAATCAAGAAATATGccagatgatgaagagcGGAGGTTTGAACATCGATGCCAGTTTGATTATGAACTGCTGCTCTTACGCCAGTAAATTGGTGGATGAACTAACAGAAAAGATCCATAACGTTTTGAAACAAGACGCAGCTGTAAGAACGAACAAgacagaggagaaagagttGAGAGTGTTTAAtgagagatga
- a CDS encoding uncharacterized protein (EggNog:ENOG41) translates to MQYLQSQFTLAERNRMQNDLEKSSLKLKIVELESERNSLKLQNEKLNLRVQQLEGTLGESKNGNGKQKGPAKKEDDEFLKKISGINTIDVKKLVKAREFLKSATSEIMYLLKSPSVELEDPLNLDKERYFIEPKNKVFNQSLGPGEYVDMEIPLEASTELKNSTRFVDSIINDSETNTVVGSDEEEDVDNDDNEDDDDDDDDDDDDDEDEEEEELVSDGKPRNEVKILKRRNSSHDSDHFVVSIDDQMPSFAKLIDGRLFCYEKDVHKVKAYTNIDTQSKPQLKCVYECPEDLKEIVDIKVADQRYVVIATKNKVVVFGGESIVANTEKPMIVYEDMGDDLKSIDLDSQGYILLTFGFTVEILRIEPTTCALSTVFTTNCNQNGQLLNAKFIGYKSAHDIVILTTNSLILQAAGVNVVEDKSKSSQVVKLSSFDHYLLTSRSLVINLPQGLFLIDFSSMASFSHVPLKKPLLEDAYLGACEEDCSIFFVRISSDMVDLFKVIETGDIFNIKTLSGLKSRSSWCCVGSLNNSFATCVGTKDGVAVYPI, encoded by the coding sequence ATGCAGTATCTCCAATCACAATTCACATTGGCAGAGAGAAATCGGATGCAGAACGATTTGGAAAAGTCATcattgaaattgaagattgttgaaTTAGAAAGCGAGCGTAATTCTCTTAAGCTTCAaaatgagaagttgaatctaAGAGTTCAGCAGTTGGAAGGTACATTGGGAGAAAGTAAGAATGGCAACGGTAAACAAAAGGGTCCagcaaagaaggaagacgatgagtttttgaagaaaatttcCGGGATCAATACAATTGACGTTAAGAAACTTGTCAAAGCAAGGGAATTCTTGAAGTCGGCTACTAGCGAAATCATGTACCTTCTTAAATCTCCTAGCGTTGAGCTTGAAGATCCTTTGAATCTGGACAAAGAGAGATATTTCATTGAGCCGAAGAACAAGGTTTTCAATCAATCTCTGGGACCAGGAGAATATGTTGATATGGAGATACCGTTGGAAGCATCTACGGAGCTTAAAAATTCCACCAGATTTGTGGACTCTATCATAAATGATTCTGAAACAAACACTGTAGTTGGGtctgatgaggaagaagatgttgacaACGACGacaatgaagatgatgatgatgatgatgatgatgatgatgatgatgatgaggatgaggaagaggaggagcTAGTCTCTGATGGAAAACCGAGAAAtgaagtgaaaattttgaagagaaggaacTCTTCTCATGATAGCGATCATTTTGTGGTCTCGATTGACGACCAGATGCCTTCTTTTGCCAAATTGATAGATGGAAGATTGTTTTGCTACGAAAAGGATGTTCATAAGGTTAAAGCGTATACCAATATTGATACCCAGAGTAAGCCACAGTTGAAATGTGTTTATGAGTGTCCCGAAGACCTGAAAGAGATTGTGGACATCAAAGTTGCTGACCAGAGGTATGTTGTCATAGCAACAAAGAATAAAGTTGTTGTTTTTGGGGGGGAGAGCATCGTGGCCAACACAGAGAAGCCGATGATTGTTTACGAAGACATGGGagatgatttgaagagCATAGATTTGGACTCCCAAGGTTATATCCTTTTGACGTTTGGGTTTACAGTGGAAATCCTACGCATTGAACCTACAACATGTGCTCTATCCACTGTTTTTACCACCAATTGCAATCAGAATGGACAGCTTCTAAATGCCAAGTTCATTGGATATAAAAGTGCCCATGATATTGTCATACTAACCACCAACTCCTTAATTCTCCAAGCAGCGGGAGTTAACGTTGTGGAAGATAAATCAAAGTCGAGTCAAGTAGTTAAACTTTCTTCGTTTGATCATTACTTATTAACTTCGAGAAGTTTGGTTATTAATCTGCCCCAAGGCTTGtttttgattgatttcTCCAGCATGGCCTCCTTCAGTCACGTCCCATTGAAGAAACCTCTACTGGAGGATGCATATCTTGGTGCATGCGAAGAGGACTGTTCCATATTCTTTGTTCGGATTTCTTCTGATATGGTAGATCTGTTTAAGGTCATCGAGACTGGTGATATATTTAACATCAAGACTCTTTCGGGACTTAAATCTAGATCTTCCTGGTGTTGTGTGGGTTCCTTGAACAACAGCTTTGCCACCTGTGTTGGAACGAAAGATGGTGTGGCAGTTTATCCTATCTAA
- the ERG11 gene encoding Lanosterol 14-alpha-demethylase, whose product MSVVETLVEGAYALIVQVASWFMALGLLQKLFLIIAFPFVYSITWQFLFSLRKDRVPLVFYWIPWVGSSVTYGMQPYEFFSNCQKKYGDCFSFMLLGRVMTVYLGPKGHEFVFNAKLSDVSAEAAYSNLTTPCFGKGVIYDVPNWKLMEQKKFAKVALTTESFIQYVPIMREEILKYFSTDPVFQGKSGKANVLKTQPEITLFTASRSLMGRDLRNTLNSSYAQLFSDLDKGFTPLNFAFPHLPLPGYKKRDNAHAKITETYMELINKRRSDDGNHDKDLVDALMNNSTYKDGTKMTDQQVANLMVGVLMGGQHTSASTSAWFLLQLGERPDLQEELYQEIKKAIGDRELKWQDLEKMPLLNNIIRETLRMHHPLHSVFRQVIHDLPVPDTKWVVPAGHYVLASPGWSMTNEKYFPHAAHFEPHRWDKLAGSGGGFIKETSNLDTNEKSDSVDYGFGKISKGVSSPYLPFGGGRHRCIGEHFAYTQLGTLLVTFVQNFKWKSKVPDPDYSSMVVLPSQPAEIEWERRE is encoded by the coding sequence ATGTCGGTTGTTGAAActcttgttgaaggagCCTATGCGTTGATTGTGCAAGTGGCTTCTTGGTTTATGGCCTTAGGTCTTTTACAGAAGTTGTTCCTTATCATCGCCTTTCCTTTCGTTTATTCTATCACTTGGCAATTCTTGTTCTCTCTCCGTAAGGATAGAGTTCCTTTGGTGTTTTACTGGATCCCTTGGGTTGGTTCTTCTGTTACCTACGGTATGCAGCCTTATGAGTTTTTCAGTAACTGTCAGAAGAAATACGGCGATTGCTTCTCGTTCATGTTGCTTGGTAGAGTTATGACGGTTTACTTGGGACCAAAGGGTCATGAGTTTGTTTTTAATGCCAAGTTATCTGACGTTTCTGCTGAGGCTGCCTACAGTAACTTGACGACTCCTTGTTTCGGTAAAGGTGTCATCTATGATGTTCCCAACTGGAAATTGatggagcagaagaagttcgCCAAAGTCGCTCTTACAACTGAATCGTTTATTCAGTATGTTCCAATCATGAGGGAAGAAATTCTCAAGTACTTTTCTACAGATCCTGTCTTCCAGGGAAAGTCCGGCAAAGCGAAcgtcttgaagactcagcCTGAAATTACTCTATTCACTGCATCTCGTTCTTTGATGGGCCGTGATTTAAGAAACACTTTGAACAGCTCTTACGCACAGTTATTTAGTGACTTGGATAAGGGTTTTACTCCTTTGAACTTTGCCTTCCCACATTTGCCATTGCCTGGTtacaagaagagagataATGCCCACGCTAAGATCACCGAAACGTACATGGAGTTGATTAACAAGCGTAGAAGTGACGATGGTAACCATGACAAGGACCTAGTTGATGCACTTATGAACAATTCTACTTACAAAGATGGCACCAAGATGACCGACCAACAGGTGGCTAATTTGATGGTTGGTGTCCTCATGGGAGGTCAGCATACTTCTGCTTCTACTTCTGCCTGGTTCTTGCTCCAATTGGGTGAAAGACCCGACTTGCAAGAAGAGCTCTACcaagaaatcaagaagGCTATTGGTGATCGTGAATTGAAGTGgcaagatcttgaaaaaatGCCCCTCCTTAACAATATTATTCGTGAAACTTTGAGAATGCATCATCCACTTCATTCTGTCTTCAGACAGGTTATTCATGACTTGCCTGTTCCTGATACTAAATGGGTTGTTCCTGCTGGCCACTATGTTTTGGCCTCTCCAGGTTGGTCTATGACTAACGAGAAATACTTCCCTCATGCCGCTCACTTTGAACCCCACAGATGGGATAAATTGGCCGGCTCTGGTGGTGGTTTCATCAAGGAGACCTCAAACTTAGACACCAATGAGAAAAGCGATAGTGTTGATTACGGTTTCGGTAAGATTTCAAAAGGTGTTTCGTCTCCCTACCTACCTTTCGGTGGTGGAAGACATAGATGTATCGGTGAGCACTTTGCATACACTCAATTGGGTACTTTGTTGGTGACCTTTGTCCAGAATTTCAAGTGGAAGAGTAAGGTTCCTGATCCTGATTATTCTTCTATGGTTGTTCTTCCAAGTCAACCCGCTGAAATTGAGTgggagagaagagagtaG
- a CDS encoding uncharacterized protein (BUSCO:EOG09343S5O) yields the protein MFSSLTASNKRTLFGSLSTVAKRTHIIGRLKPFPQRRKPQPDRAKRALKSKTIVNFVRDAIDNDEPSFKQGAKSIYFPSARICLLRPNAKHTPYQAKFIVPKSFNKMDLRDYLWNIYNMRVLNVSSALMPATFDRALPSPYRTRFRSPQVKKMTVDLIDPFVWPAETQEFKAERELVGDLKVYREDKQSAIGSDKKKPTKAFGSIIEPKPRAMNFVAKSVRRQMRNTKRKDISNRKKLEAEKFIDQYIPL from the coding sequence ATGTTTTCGTCACTAACAGCATCCAATAAAAGAACGCTCTTTGGCTCCTTGTCAACCGTGGCCAAGAGAACACATATTATTGGAAGATTGAAGCCATTCCCtcaaagaaggaagccCCAACCTGACAGAGCCAAGCGAGCATTGAAATCCAAGACTATCGTTAATTTCGTGAGGGACGCTATTGACAATGATGAGCCCAGCTTCAAGCAGGGGGCAAAATCAATATATTTCCCTTCTGCACGGATCTGCCTTCTTAGACCGAATGCTAAGCATACGCCGTACCAGGCCAAATTCATAGTCCCCAAATCATTCAATAAGATGGATCTCAGAGACTATCTCTGGAACATATATAATATGCGTGTGCTCAATGTCAGTTCAGCATTAATGCCTGCTACATTTGATCGTGCGTTACCTTCCCCATACAGAACCAGATTTAGAAGCCCTcaggtgaagaagatgacggTGGATTTGATCGATCCGTTTGTGTGGCCTGCCGAGACTCAAGAGTTTAAAGCTGAAAGAGAACTTGTTGGAGATCTCAAAGTCTACAGAGAGGATAAACAGAGTGCCATTGGATCcgataaaaagaaaccGACCAAGGCCTTTGGAAGCATTATCGAACCGAAGCCTAGAGCGATGAACTTTGTAGCCAAGAGCGTTAGAAGGCAGATGAGAAACACCAAGAGGAAAGACATTTCTAACCGCAAGAAATTAGAAGCAGAGAAGTTCATCGACCAGTATATCCCATTGTAA
- a CDS encoding uncharacterized protein (BUSCO:EOG09344KQM~EggNog:ENOG41), whose amino-acid sequence MIYLKTMLKVIDNSGAELVECIKVLRKNPKNFAKVGDKIVVVVQDAKPLSSQITGAAATNRVKRGDICRAVVVRTKAPIQRPDGSVVKFDDNACVLINQKNEPIGTRVSSVVAKELRKKSFNKIVSLAPRVLKESAISSLNVLDAYSVQSFNSMPYQKLAENLRPLFLKGLPKSRVLKQFAHLNLIANYENSAYKFNNVAKLELIFKKMNAYGHMGARKFWENNLKTVCFHNPQLAIEVQRVDCATKEEQMKCPSLLKVHFNDGQIKTIDCKSKQHQDIMKELVDLTNAEKVPEDQIPVFSYEVYEDRMGRK is encoded by the exons ATGATCTATTTGAAGACCATGCTCAAAGTGATCGACAATTCTGGTGCAGAGTTGGTCGAATGCATCAAGGTACTAAGGAAAAATCCGAAGAACTTTGCCAAAGTGGGGGATAAGATCGTTGTGGTTGTTCAAGACGCAAAACCACTTTCTTCCCAGATCACAGGTGCAGCTGCCACCAACAGAGTGAAGAGAGGAGACATTTGCCGTGCAGTGGTGGTTAGAACAAAAGCTCCCATACAACGTCCTGACGGATCAGTGGTGAAGTTTGATGATAATGCCTGTGTTTTGATCAACCAGAAGAATGAACCAATCGGCACAAGAGTGTCCAGCGTGGTGGCAAAAGAGttaagaaagaagagcttCAATAAGattgtttctttggctCCTAGAGTT CTTAAGGAATCGGCAATAAGTTCACTCAATGTATTGGATG CCTACTCAGTACAGTCGTTCAACTCGATGCCATACCAAAAACTTGCGGAGAATCTAAGGCCGCTATTTTTGAAAGGTCTCCCGAAATCGAGAGTGCTCAAGCAGTTTGCACATCTCAACCTCATCGCCAACTACGAAAATTCTGCCTACAAATTCAACAATGTTGCCAAGCTGGAACtcattttcaaaaagatgaatGCTTATGGACACATGGGAGCGCGGAAGTTCTGGGAGAATAACCTTAAAACTGTCTGTTTCCACAATCCACAACTTGCAATAGAGGTGCAAAGGGTGGACTGTGCaactaaagaagaacagatgAAATGTCCCAGCTTACTTAAGGTACACTTTAATGATGGCCAAATAAAAACGATAGATTGCAAAAGCAAACAGCACCAGGACATCATGAAGGAATTGGTGGATTTGACAAATGCGGAAAAGGTGCCAGAAGACCAAATCCCTGTATTCTCGTACGAGGTGTACGAGGATAGAATGGGAAGGAAATAG
- the TRP3 gene encoding anthranilate synthase / indole-3-glycerol phosphate synthase (MEROPS:MER0045094~BUSCO:EOG09341FUI), whose translation MPGAEIHKKVVMIDNYDSFTWNLYQYLCEEGADVEVFRNDQISVAEIDSLHPDFLFISPGPGHPKTDSGISREAIDYFKGKIPIFGVCMGQQCIYEVFGGNVEYAGEIVHGKTSVITHDGKGVFENIPQGVAVTRYHSLAGSPSSLPDCLEVTAKTNNGVIMGVRHKKFVIEGVQFHPESILTEEGHLMIRNILQMTGGYWDDVSSKKVSSSSSSSSSILQRIYSKRKQDYAVISKIPGKTFMDLQSYYDMGLAPQNVVNFYDKLNEHVKIGKPAILSEIKRASPSKGDIDITANAAQQAVRYAKAGVSAISVLTEPHWFKGSIDDLQWARKSVDKVCNDSSRPCILRKEFVFCEYQILEARLAGADSVLLIVKMLTSKELERLFRYAKSLDMEPLVEVNTAEEMQRALGLGACVIGVNNRNLNNFTVDLDTTTEIKKLVPADKNIILLALSGISSVEDIKNYKAQGVFGFLIGEALMKRGDNVGSFIRKLIDA comes from the coding sequence ATGCCTGGCGCAGAAATCCACAAGAAAGTTGTCATGATTGACAACTATGATTCTTTTACTTGGAATCTATATCAATATTTATGTGAAGAAGGAGCCGATGTTGAGGTGTTCAGAAACGACCAGATCAGTGTGGCCGAGATCGACTCTTTGCATCCagactttctctttatttctcCCGGTCCAGGACATCCAAAGACCGATTCGGGTATTTCCAGAGAAGCCATCGATTACTTCAAAGGCAAAATCCCCATTTTTGGTGTTTGTATGGGGCAACAATGTATCTACGAGGTGTTTGGAGGGAACGTGGAATACGCCGGTGAAATCGTCCACGGTAAAACTTCAGTCATCACCCACGACGGAAAAGGTGTTTTTGAAAACATTCCTCAAGGAGTCGCCGTCACCAGGTATCATTCTTTGGCTggttctccttcttcccTACCCGATTGTTTGGAAGTCACTGCGAAGACTAACAATGGAGTCATTATGGGTGTGCGACACAAGAAGTTTGTTATAGAAGGTGTCCAATTCCATCCAGAATCCATTCTCACTGAAGAAGGTCATCTTATGATTCGTAATATTCTCCAGATGACCGGGGGATATTGGGACGATGTGTCATCGAAAAAGGtgtcgtcatcgtcatcctcatcgtcgTCCATTTTACAACGAATCTAttcgaaaagaaaacaggaTTATGCGGTTATCTCTAAGATACCTGGGAAGACCTTTATGGACCTTCAATCGTATTACGATATGGGTCTAGCTCCACAGAACGTGGTCAATTTTTATGATAAGCTCAATGAACATGTGAAGATAGGTAAGCCTGCTATACTTAGTGAGATAAAGCGTGCCTCTCCTTCTAAAGGAGATATTGATATTACCGCCAATGCTGCTCAACAAGCTGTAAGATATGCCAAGGCGGGAGTTTCTGCCATATCTGTTCTTACAGAACCTCATTGGTTCAAAGGATCCATTGATGATTTACAATGGGCCCGGAAATCGGTCGACAAAGTCTGTAACGATAGTAGTAGACCGTGCATCTTGCGGAAAGAGTTTGTATTCTGCGAGTATCAGATATTGGAGGCTAGGTTAGCAGGAGCAGATTCTGTTTTACTCATTGTGAAAATGCTCACATCCAAGGAATTGGAAAGGCTATTTAGATATGCCAAATCATTAGACATGGAACCATTGGTGGAAGTTAATACGGCAGAAGAGATGCAGAGGGCTCTAGGACTCGGAGCATGCGTTATTGGTGTCAACAACAGAAACTTGAATAACTTCACGGTCGACTTAGATACAACTACtgagatcaagaagcttGTACCAGCGGACAAGAATATTATTTTGCTTGCGCTTAGTGGCATCTCGTCTGTAGAGGATATTAAGAATTACAAGGCCCAGGGGGTGTTTGGTTTTCTTATTGGTGaagcattgatgaaaagaggaGACAATGTTGGTTCGTTTATTCGAAAGTTAATAGATGCTTGA